The Dokdonella koreensis DS-123 genome has a segment encoding these proteins:
- a CDS encoding TolC family protein yields MVRYWAAWAAMLCVAAWPPGASARDSAPLTLEQAFTLTLERHPALERLPLARVARTAARDEAAQKPPLTAGATLENVLGSGDTAGFGAAELSLSLSSVIERGDKREARVAVAQGRLDALANETRATRLDLLAEVARRYLDALAIQAAEAAATDLVDQRTRTAAAAARRVSAGASPRPVQLAAEAALARATLERELLQTQGAAARRRLAATWGERDPGFERLAGDLLALPAVPAFEALTALLDRSPELRRFADERRLSEARLQLARSAGSADLAWDVGVRRLQATGDTALIAGLSLPLGSRTRARPGIVAAEAELADLELERESEAIGLYATLAEAHGRLLADRQAVSRADTDVLPRLVRAEEEAGRSYRAGALSYLEWAQLQADLLAARRDQITAARDFHRALIEIQRLTGDAFAADEETP; encoded by the coding sequence ATGGTGCGTTATTGGGCGGCCTGGGCCGCCATGCTGTGCGTGGCCGCCTGGCCACCGGGGGCGTCCGCCCGTGATTCGGCGCCGCTGACCCTGGAACAGGCCTTCACGCTGACCCTGGAGCGCCACCCCGCGCTCGAACGCCTGCCGCTGGCACGCGTCGCCCGGACCGCCGCCCGTGACGAGGCCGCGCAGAAGCCGCCGCTGACGGCCGGCGCCACGCTCGAGAACGTGCTCGGCAGCGGCGACACCGCCGGCTTCGGCGCGGCCGAGCTCAGCCTCAGCCTGTCGTCGGTGATCGAGCGCGGCGACAAGCGCGAGGCGCGCGTCGCCGTGGCCCAGGGCCGCCTGGACGCCCTGGCGAACGAGACCCGGGCGACACGCCTGGACCTGCTGGCCGAGGTCGCCCGGCGCTACCTGGACGCGCTGGCGATCCAGGCCGCCGAGGCCGCCGCCACGGACCTGGTCGACCAGCGCACGCGGACCGCCGCCGCCGCGGCGCGCCGCGTGAGCGCCGGCGCCTCGCCGCGCCCGGTGCAGCTCGCCGCCGAAGCGGCACTGGCGCGGGCCACGCTCGAACGCGAGCTGCTGCAGACCCAGGGCGCCGCGGCGCGCCGCCGCCTGGCCGCCACCTGGGGCGAGCGCGATCCGGGCTTCGAGCGGCTTGCCGGCGACCTGCTGGCGCTGCCGGCCGTGCCGGCCTTCGAGGCGCTGACCGCCCTGCTCGACCGCAGCCCGGAACTGCGCCGCTTCGCCGACGAACGGCGCCTGAGCGAAGCGCGGCTGCAGCTCGCGCGCAGCGCCGGCAGCGCCGACCTCGCCTGGGACGTCGGCGTGCGCCGCCTGCAGGCGACCGGCGACACCGCGCTGATCGCCGGACTGTCGCTGCCGCTCGGCAGCCGCACGCGGGCCCGTCCGGGCATCGTCGCCGCCGAAGCGGAACTGGCCGACCTGGAGCTGGAGCGCGAGTCCGAGGCGATCGGCCTCTACGCGACGCTGGCCGAGGCACACGGCCGGCTGCTGGCCGACCGCCAGGCGGTGAGCCGTGCCGACACGGACGTGCTGCCGCGCCTGGTCCGGGCCGAGGAAGAAGCCGGGCGCAGCTATCGCGCCGGCGCGCTCTCGTACCTGGAGTGGGCGCAGCTGCAAGCCGACCTGCTCGCCGCCCGGCGCGACCAGATCACCGCCGCGCGCGATTTCCACCGCGCCCTGATCGAGATCCAGCGGCTGACCGGCGACGCCTTCGCCGCCGACGAGGAGACCCCCTGA
- the mscL gene encoding large-conductance mechanosensitive channel protein MscL, translating into MSFFSEFKTFAMRGNVIDLAVGVVIGGAFGKIVSSLVDQVIMPPIGYLIGGVDFSAYKLVLVQAAADGKGEVAIQYGAFFNTLIQFIIIAFAIFLVIKAINRLSRKQEEAPAAPPADVVLLTEIRDLLKAGQPIGKPLL; encoded by the coding sequence ATGAGCTTCTTCAGCGAATTCAAGACGTTTGCGATGCGCGGCAACGTGATCGACCTGGCCGTCGGTGTCGTCATCGGTGGCGCGTTCGGCAAGATCGTCTCGTCCCTGGTCGATCAGGTCATCATGCCGCCGATCGGCTACCTGATCGGCGGTGTCGACTTCTCGGCCTACAAGCTCGTGCTGGTGCAGGCCGCTGCCGACGGCAAGGGCGAAGTCGCGATCCAGTACGGCGCGTTCTTCAATACGCTGATCCAGTTCATCATCATCGCCTTCGCGATCTTCCTGGTCATCAAGGCGATCAATCGCCTCAGCCGCAAGCAGGAAGAAGCCCCGGCGGCGCCCCCCGCGGACGTCGTGCTGCTGACCGAGATCCGCGACCTGCTCAAGGCCGGCCAGCCGATCGGCAAGCCACTGCTCTGA
- a CDS encoding WD40/YVTN/BNR-like repeat-containing protein, producing the protein MRIVRVLGLGLGLAALPLAAAPGSWTGSGPFGGQVHAVAADPALPDRLYAATRNGFFRSLDAGTSWQAAETGLPVPRPWNGVFATDPDTGGLLWLVDAQGRLHRSTDGASSWTETGYRNAFFPYAGRARLAAARAGSARVLWLATRGGGLSRSDDDGATFAPVAALAGVEAEYVWAAPAPSALLLAGTPETDCAGGITRPLRRSVDGGATWTAVTVADACQQSLLAAARSAADPNRLYALIGAYYQRVGRLHVSTDGGATWAATAYQGAALAVPRPGGAERLWLDAQLSTDGGATFAARAAGVTTNGEHVPLPVDLVVHPAYPAVPTLWLATESAGLYASGNDGLSWAPSNTGLAATNIRALAVHPLDGTRVYAGYGDAATSPSPALYRRLGSGWAAANIGLDAYQVRGITLDPTTAAAPSPMLYAVGSGADPATGLRDGGLYKSLDGGATWATIDAGVPSNAFGRAIGIVRNLVPDPRSCVAPPASGPCISGPLRTLYATATGTRGAGGVRAWRVLKSTDAGASWASSDTGLPHDVSAPDGSYSTISGAVPLVMDPAVPSTLYVGTFAQNTRYDPVTATYDAPQIASGVFRSTDGGATWTHRSNGLPRFPGSADAALDVLALAIDPAHPQTLWASTIDTNNWTGPGSLYKTTDGGANWVLANAGITAPDTRALLVDPATPGTLYAASGGLDAANPGGVFKSVDGGATWRSISLGLPASSATALALDPADPAILHAGSGGGVFTLEQLPDADGDGIPDTVEAAGPNGGDSDGDGVPDAQQATVGVTAPGAGTAAWRPGDTGTAAAAPLGADAAWFTVKLVAGSCPQLVDVAAVDVAGLPADPGYGYPRGLLRFEAPQCPGATVDVTFHGTDFGSGWRWRLYGPSTPGDAATIGWHDAGPVVVGRQGNTWRLSFAAGDFGSYRPASTGSILFVGGPAREETIFAAGFE; encoded by the coding sequence ATGCGCATCGTACGAGTGCTCGGCCTGGGCCTCGGCCTCGCCGCCCTGCCGCTGGCGGCGGCACCGGGCAGCTGGACCGGCAGCGGGCCGTTCGGCGGCCAGGTCCATGCCGTGGCTGCCGATCCGGCACTGCCGGATCGTCTCTACGCCGCCACCCGCAACGGCTTCTTCCGCAGCCTCGACGCGGGCACGAGCTGGCAGGCGGCGGAGACCGGCCTGCCGGTGCCGCGGCCGTGGAACGGTGTGTTCGCGACGGACCCGGACACCGGTGGCCTGCTCTGGCTGGTCGACGCGCAGGGGCGCCTGCACCGCAGCACGGACGGTGCGTCGAGCTGGACCGAGACCGGCTATCGCAACGCCTTCTTCCCGTATGCCGGCCGCGCGCGCCTGGCCGCCGCCCGGGCCGGCAGCGCACGCGTGCTGTGGCTGGCCACGCGCGGCGGCGGGCTCTCGCGCAGCGACGACGACGGCGCCACGTTCGCGCCGGTCGCTGCGCTCGCCGGGGTCGAGGCCGAGTACGTCTGGGCCGCACCGGCGCCATCCGCGCTGCTGCTGGCCGGCACGCCCGAAACCGACTGCGCCGGCGGCATCACCCGTCCGCTGCGCCGCAGCGTGGACGGCGGCGCGACCTGGACCGCCGTAACCGTCGCCGATGCCTGCCAGCAGAGCCTGCTCGCGGCAGCGCGCTCGGCCGCCGACCCGAACCGGCTCTATGCGCTGATCGGCGCGTACTACCAGCGCGTGGGGCGGTTGCACGTCAGCACCGACGGCGGCGCCACCTGGGCGGCGACCGCGTATCAGGGCGCCGCGCTGGCGGTGCCGCGGCCCGGCGGCGCCGAACGGCTCTGGCTCGACGCGCAGCTCTCGACCGACGGTGGCGCGACGTTCGCCGCGCGTGCGGCCGGTGTCACGACCAATGGCGAACACGTGCCGCTGCCGGTCGACCTGGTCGTGCATCCGGCCTATCCGGCCGTGCCGACGCTGTGGCTGGCCACCGAGTCGGCCGGTCTGTATGCCAGCGGCAACGACGGCCTGAGCTGGGCACCGTCGAACACCGGCCTGGCGGCGACCAACATCCGCGCGCTGGCCGTGCATCCGCTGGACGGTACGCGCGTCTATGCCGGCTACGGCGATGCGGCGACCTCACCGTCGCCGGCGCTGTACCGGCGCCTCGGCAGCGGCTGGGCGGCGGCCAACATCGGCCTGGACGCCTACCAGGTGCGCGGCATCACGCTCGATCCGACCACCGCGGCCGCGCCGTCGCCGATGCTGTACGCGGTCGGCAGCGGCGCGGACCCGGCGACCGGCCTGCGCGACGGTGGCCTCTACAAGAGCCTGGACGGGGGGGCCACCTGGGCGACGATCGATGCCGGCGTGCCGAGCAACGCGTTCGGGCGCGCGATCGGCATCGTGCGCAACCTAGTGCCCGATCCGCGCTCGTGCGTCGCGCCGCCGGCGAGTGGTCCGTGTATCAGCGGGCCGCTGCGCACGCTGTACGCGACGGCCACCGGCACGCGCGGCGCCGGCGGCGTGCGCGCCTGGCGCGTGCTCAAGAGCACCGACGCCGGTGCGAGCTGGGCCAGCAGCGACACCGGCCTGCCGCACGACGTGTCCGCCCCCGACGGCAGCTACAGCACGATCAGCGGCGCAGTGCCGCTGGTGATGGATCCCGCCGTGCCCTCGACGCTGTACGTCGGCACGTTTGCGCAGAACACGCGCTACGACCCGGTCACCGCCACCTACGACGCGCCGCAGATCGCCAGCGGCGTATTCAGGAGTACCGACGGCGGCGCCACCTGGACACATCGCAGCAACGGCCTGCCGCGCTTCCCGGGCTCGGCCGATGCGGCGCTGGACGTGCTGGCGCTGGCGATCGATCCGGCGCACCCGCAGACGCTGTGGGCCAGCACGATCGACACCAACAACTGGACCGGTCCGGGCAGCCTCTACAAGACCACCGACGGCGGCGCCAACTGGGTGCTGGCCAACGCCGGCATCACCGCTCCGGACACGCGTGCGCTGCTGGTCGATCCGGCCACGCCGGGCACGCTCTACGCGGCCAGCGGCGGTCTCGATGCGGCCAACCCCGGTGGCGTGTTCAAGAGCGTCGACGGCGGTGCCACCTGGCGCTCGATCAGCCTCGGTCTGCCGGCTTCTTCGGCGACTGCGCTGGCGCTCGATCCGGCCGATCCGGCGATCCTGCACGCCGGCTCCGGGGGTGGCGTGTTCACGCTGGAGCAGCTGCCCGACGCCGACGGCGACGGCATTCCCGACACCGTCGAAGCGGCCGGGCCCAACGGCGGCGACAGCGATGGCGACGGCGTTCCCGATGCGCAGCAGGCCACGGTCGGCGTGACCGCGCCGGGCGCCGGCACGGCGGCCTGGCGTCCGGGTGACACCGGGACGGCGGCGGCTGCACCGCTCGGCGCCGACGCGGCCTGGTTCACGGTCAAGCTGGTCGCCGGCAGCTGCCCGCAACTGGTCGACGTGGCGGCCGTCGATGTGGCCGGTTTGCCGGCGGACCCGGGTTACGGCTATCCGCGCGGCCTGCTGCGCTTCGAGGCGCCGCAGTGCCCCGGCGCGACGGTCGACGTGACCTTCCACGGCACTGATTTCGGTAGCGGGTGGCGCTGGCGGCTGTACGGTCCGTCGACCCCGGGTGACGCGGCGACGATCGGCTGGCACGACGCCGGACCGGTCGTCGTCGGCCGGCAGGGAAACACCTGGCGCCTGAGCTTCGCCGCCGGCGATTTCGGCAGCTATCGCCCGGCCAGCACCGGCTCGATCCTGTTCGTCGGGGGACCGGCGCGCGAGGAGACGATCTTCGCCGCCGGCTTCGAGTAG
- a CDS encoding efflux RND transporter permease subunit has translation MLETLIRFAIRRRWLMLVLTLGVAALGAWSFTKLPIDAVPDITNVQVQINTAAPGYSPLEAEQRVTFPIETALGGLARLDHTRSLSRYGLSQVTVVFEDGTDIWFARQQVAERLLQVRAQLPEGIEPALGPVSTGLGEIFMYTVESTPGARKDDGSEWTPTDLRTLQDWVVRPQLRTTPGVTEVSAIGGYARQIHVTPDPAKLVAYGFTLADVVAAITRNNRNVSAGYIERNGQQFLVRAPGQVADVAAIGDIVLDRRDGVPIHVHDIAEVGEGPELRTGAALEDGREVVLATVFMLIGQNSREVAQATAARLAEVQRSLPEGVIARPVYDRTALVERTIATVARNLVEGALLVIVVLFALLGNFRAALITAAVIPLAMLMTLTGMVRGGVSGSLMSLGALDFGLIVDGAVIIIENCLRRFGEAQHRAGRLLDREERFELAATATAEVIRPSLFGLAIIAAVYLPVFALSGVEGKTFHPMAFTVVLALTAAMLLSLTFVPAAVAVFLGGRVAEKENRLVAAVRRVYAPLLTGVLRLRVPVVAAAMVLVVLAGLLATRLGSEFIPSLDEGDIALHAMRIPGTSLAQSVAMQQTLETRIRAFPQVERVFSKIGTAEVANDPMPPSVADTFIILKDRADWPDPRQPKGDLVAQIEQAVEALPGNAYEFTQPIQMRFNELISGVRSDVAIKVYGDDLDALLAVGARIEKVAASVAGAADVRLEQASGLPLLSITPDRAALARYGLNPEAVQDTIGTAIGGSVAGQLFDGDRRFDIVVRLPEAIRGDVARLADLPIPLAGATAGDELSRAADQRSGTPATVPLREVARIEESEGPNQVNRENGKRRIVVSANVRDRDLGGFVTELRQRIGAEVTLPAGYWIDYGGTFEQLLSASRRLALVVPLALLAIGGLLFMALGSARDVAAVFSGVPMALTGGVLALWLRGIPLSISAGIGFIALSGVAVLNGLVMIGFIRRLRADGVPLDAAIRDGALSRLRPVLMTALVASLGFVPMAFNVGAGAEVQRPLATVVIGGIVSSTLLTLLVLPALYRLLQRPAGAPGSGGGRNRRAAAPVSGLPAAG, from the coding sequence ATGCTTGAGACCCTGATCCGCTTCGCGATCCGCCGGCGCTGGCTGATGCTGGTGCTGACGCTGGGCGTCGCGGCGCTCGGCGCCTGGAGCTTCACCAAGCTGCCGATCGACGCGGTGCCCGACATCACCAACGTGCAGGTCCAGATCAACACCGCGGCGCCCGGCTATTCGCCGCTGGAAGCCGAGCAGCGCGTCACCTTCCCGATCGAGACCGCGCTCGGCGGCCTGGCGCGGCTGGACCATACCCGCTCGCTGTCGCGCTACGGCCTGTCGCAGGTGACGGTGGTGTTCGAGGACGGCACCGACATCTGGTTCGCGCGCCAGCAGGTGGCCGAGCGGCTCCTGCAGGTGCGCGCGCAGCTGCCCGAGGGCATCGAGCCGGCGCTCGGGCCGGTCTCCACCGGCCTGGGCGAGATCTTCATGTACACCGTGGAGAGCACGCCGGGCGCGCGCAAGGACGACGGCAGCGAATGGACGCCGACCGACCTGCGCACGCTGCAGGACTGGGTGGTGCGGCCGCAGCTGCGTACGACGCCGGGCGTGACCGAGGTCAGCGCGATCGGCGGCTACGCGCGGCAGATCCACGTCACGCCGGACCCGGCCAAGCTGGTCGCCTACGGCTTCACGCTGGCCGACGTGGTCGCCGCGATCACGCGCAACAACCGCAACGTCAGCGCCGGCTACATCGAGCGCAACGGCCAGCAGTTCCTGGTGCGCGCGCCCGGCCAGGTGGCCGACGTCGCGGCGATCGGCGACATCGTGCTCGACCGCCGCGACGGCGTGCCGATCCACGTGCACGACATCGCCGAGGTCGGCGAAGGACCGGAGCTGCGCACCGGCGCGGCGCTGGAGGACGGCCGCGAGGTCGTGCTGGCCACGGTCTTCATGCTGATCGGCCAGAACAGCCGCGAGGTCGCGCAGGCGACCGCGGCGCGCCTGGCCGAGGTGCAGCGCAGCCTGCCCGAGGGCGTCATCGCGCGGCCGGTCTACGACCGCACCGCCCTGGTCGAGCGCACGATCGCGACGGTGGCGCGCAACCTGGTCGAGGGCGCACTGCTGGTGATCGTCGTGCTGTTCGCGCTGCTCGGCAACTTCCGCGCGGCGCTGATCACCGCCGCGGTGATCCCGCTGGCGATGCTGATGACGCTGACCGGCATGGTGCGCGGCGGCGTCTCCGGCAGCCTGATGAGCCTGGGCGCGCTCGACTTCGGGCTGATCGTCGACGGCGCGGTCATCATCATCGAGAACTGCCTGCGCCGCTTCGGCGAGGCGCAGCACCGCGCCGGGCGCCTGCTCGACCGCGAGGAACGCTTCGAGCTGGCCGCGACCGCCACCGCCGAGGTGATCCGGCCGAGCCTGTTCGGCCTGGCGATCATCGCCGCGGTCTACCTGCCGGTGTTCGCGCTGTCCGGCGTCGAGGGCAAGACCTTCCATCCGATGGCCTTCACCGTGGTGCTGGCGCTGACCGCGGCGATGCTGCTGTCGCTGACGTTCGTGCCGGCCGCGGTGGCGGTGTTCCTGGGCGGCCGCGTCGCCGAGAAGGAGAACCGGCTGGTCGCCGCCGTCCGCCGCGTCTACGCGCCGCTGCTGACCGGCGTGCTGCGCCTGCGCGTACCGGTGGTGGCCGCGGCGATGGTGCTGGTCGTGCTGGCGGGCCTGCTCGCCACGCGCCTGGGCTCGGAGTTCATTCCCAGCCTCGACGAGGGCGACATCGCGCTGCACGCCATGCGCATTCCCGGCACCAGCCTGGCGCAGTCGGTGGCGATGCAGCAGACGCTGGAAACGCGCATCCGTGCGTTTCCGCAGGTGGAGCGGGTGTTCTCGAAGATCGGCACCGCCGAGGTCGCCAACGACCCGATGCCGCCCTCGGTGGCCGATACCTTCATCATCCTCAAGGACCGCGCCGACTGGCCCGATCCGCGCCAGCCCAAGGGCGATCTGGTCGCGCAGATCGAACAGGCGGTGGAGGCGCTGCCCGGCAATGCCTACGAGTTCACGCAGCCGATCCAGATGCGCTTCAACGAGCTGATCTCCGGCGTGCGCAGCGACGTGGCGATCAAGGTCTACGGCGACGACCTCGACGCCCTGCTCGCGGTCGGCGCGCGCATCGAGAAGGTCGCCGCCAGCGTGGCCGGCGCCGCCGACGTCCGGCTCGAGCAGGCCAGCGGCCTGCCGCTGCTCTCGATCACGCCGGACCGTGCCGCGCTGGCGCGCTACGGCCTCAACCCCGAGGCGGTCCAGGACACGATCGGCACGGCGATCGGCGGCAGCGTGGCCGGGCAGCTGTTCGACGGCGACCGGCGCTTCGACATCGTCGTGCGCCTGCCCGAGGCGATCCGCGGCGACGTGGCGCGGCTGGCCGACCTGCCGATCCCGCTGGCCGGTGCCACCGCCGGCGACGAGCTCAGCCGCGCGGCCGACCAGCGCAGCGGTACGCCGGCCACGGTGCCGCTGCGCGAGGTCGCACGGATCGAGGAAAGCGAAGGCCCCAACCAGGTCAACCGCGAGAACGGCAAGCGCCGGATCGTCGTCAGCGCCAACGTGCGCGACCGCGATCTCGGCGGCTTCGTCACCGAGCTGCGCCAGCGGATCGGCGCGGAGGTGACGCTGCCGGCCGGCTACTGGATCGACTACGGCGGCACCTTCGAGCAGCTGCTGTCGGCGAGCCGGCGGCTGGCGCTGGTCGTCCCGCTCGCACTGCTGGCGATCGGCGGCCTGCTGTTCATGGCGCTCGGCTCGGCACGCGACGTCGCCGCCGTGTTCAGCGGCGTGCCGATGGCACTGACCGGCGGCGTCCTGGCGCTGTGGCTGCGCGGCATCCCGCTGTCGATCTCGGCCGGCATCGGCTTCATCGCACTGTCGGGCGTCGCCGTGCTCAACGGCCTGGTCATGATCGGCTTCATCCGCCGCCTGCGCGCCGACGGCGTGCCGCTCGACGCGGCGATCCGCGACGGTGCGCTGTCGCGGCTGCGGCCGGTGCTGATGACCGCGCTGGTGGCGTCGCTGGGCTTCGTGCCGATGGCGTTCAACGTCGGCGCCGGCGCCGAGGTGCAGCGTCCACTGGCGACCGTCGTCATCGGCGGCATCGTCTCCTCGACGCTGCTGACGCTGCTGGTGCTGCCGGCGCTGTACCGCCTGCTGCAGCGGCCTGCGGGCGCCCCCGGCAGCGGTGGCGGCCGGAACCGGCGCGCCGCCGCACCGGTATCGGGCCTGCCGGCAGCGGGGTAG
- a CDS encoding fumarylacetoacetate hydrolase family protein has translation MTYVVPAPPIPSLAVVGETARFPVHRIYCIGRNYAEHAREMGATADRSQPVFFSKPADAIVADGADVPYPPATGDLHHEVELVVALASGGRDIAVADAPACIYGYGVGLDLTRRDLQARAKAGGLPWDVGKGFDHSAPVSALRRAGETGHPAGGALTLHVNGVLRQRGDIAEMVFTVAEVIHELSRLYTLQAGDLIFTGTPAGVAALVRGDTFRAAFADVAILEGRIV, from the coding sequence ATGACCTACGTCGTTCCCGCCCCGCCGATTCCCAGCCTTGCCGTCGTCGGCGAGACCGCGCGCTTTCCGGTGCACCGCATCTACTGCATCGGCCGCAACTACGCCGAGCACGCGCGCGAGATGGGCGCGACCGCCGACCGCTCGCAGCCGGTGTTCTTCTCCAAGCCGGCGGACGCGATCGTCGCCGACGGCGCGGACGTGCCGTACCCGCCCGCCACCGGCGACCTGCACCACGAGGTCGAGCTGGTGGTCGCGCTGGCGTCGGGCGGACGCGACATCGCCGTGGCCGATGCGCCGGCCTGCATCTACGGCTACGGCGTCGGCCTGGACCTGACGCGCCGCGACCTGCAGGCCCGCGCCAAGGCCGGCGGCCTGCCCTGGGACGTCGGCAAGGGCTTCGACCATTCCGCGCCGGTCTCGGCGCTGCGCCGGGCCGGCGAGACCGGGCATCCGGCCGGCGGCGCGCTGACGCTGCACGTCAACGGCGTCCTGCGCCAGCGCGGCGACATCGCCGAGATGGTGTTCACCGTCGCCGAGGTCATCCACGAGCTGTCACGGCTCTACACGCTGCAGGCCGGCGACCTGATCTTCACCGGCACGCCGGCCGGCGTGGCGGCGCTGGTGCGCGGCGACACGTTCCGCGCCGCGTTCGCCGACGTCGCCATACTGGAAGGGCGCATCGTGTGA
- a CDS encoding M20/M25/M40 family metallo-hydrolase: MRLASLFAGLSALLATGLAPAFAAGPAATTIPDRALATAETLRAQGLKDDLAWTLTEDLTTSIGPRLAGSANDLKAREWMAARFRALGFDTVRTEPVSYPKWVRRSESGAIVAPVAQTLALTALGNSGPTPKGGLTAEVAAFASLEALQAATDAAVRGKIVYVANPRMSVRVDGADYGKGSRVRSRGPSLAAQKGAAAFVLRSVGSDNNRTPHTGVTSFADGVTPIPAAALSNPDADLLDTVLRRSAPVSLRLDLDCGLEGEYTGANVIGEISGRDDAGEYVLTGGHLDSWDLGTGAIDDASGIAITTAAAHLIAQLPERPRRSIRVVAFANEEAGLYGGKAYAENHRAEIAKAVIGAESDAGADRIVKLTATVKPSARGAIDRIAAALAPLGVTYDAAAPGSGGSDLSAVHAVGMAGLSLHQDTSRYFEWHHTANDTLDKVDIEQLRQNVAVYAVALYLAAEAEGDFGSAPGAFAKDGAN, encoded by the coding sequence ATGCGTCTTGCATCGCTGTTCGCCGGCCTGTCCGCGCTACTGGCCACCGGCCTCGCTCCCGCGTTCGCGGCCGGCCCGGCCGCCACGACGATCCCCGATCGCGCACTGGCGACCGCCGAGACGCTGCGCGCGCAGGGGCTGAAGGACGATCTGGCCTGGACGCTGACCGAGGACCTGACCACCTCGATCGGTCCGCGCCTGGCCGGCAGCGCCAATGACCTCAAGGCGCGGGAATGGATGGCGGCGCGTTTCCGCGCGCTCGGCTTCGACACGGTCCGGACCGAGCCGGTCAGCTATCCGAAATGGGTGCGTCGCAGCGAGAGCGGCGCGATCGTCGCGCCGGTCGCCCAGACGCTGGCGTTGACCGCGCTAGGCAATTCCGGGCCGACGCCGAAGGGCGGGCTGACTGCCGAGGTCGCCGCGTTCGCCTCGCTCGAGGCGTTGCAGGCGGCCACCGACGCGGCCGTGCGCGGCAAGATCGTCTATGTCGCCAACCCGCGCATGAGCGTACGCGTCGACGGGGCCGACTACGGCAAGGGCTCGCGCGTGCGCTCGCGCGGTCCGTCGCTGGCCGCGCAGAAGGGCGCGGCGGCGTTCGTGCTGCGCTCGGTCGGGTCCGACAACAACCGCACGCCGCACACCGGTGTCACCAGCTTCGCCGACGGCGTCACGCCGATCCCGGCCGCCGCGCTGTCGAACCCCGACGCCGACCTGCTCGACACGGTGCTGCGCCGCAGCGCACCGGTCTCGCTCCGGCTCGACCTCGACTGCGGGCTGGAGGGCGAGTACACCGGTGCCAACGTCATCGGCGAGATCAGCGGCCGCGACGACGCCGGCGAGTACGTCCTCACCGGCGGGCACCTGGACTCCTGGGATCTCGGCACCGGCGCGATCGACGACGCCTCGGGCATCGCCATCACCACCGCCGCCGCGCACCTGATCGCCCAACTGCCCGAACGCCCGCGGCGCAGCATCCGCGTGGTCGCCTTCGCCAACGAGGAAGCCGGCCTCTACGGCGGCAAGGCCTACGCCGAAAACCATCGCGCCGAGATCGCCAAGGCCGTGATCGGCGCCGAATCCGACGCCGGCGCCGATCGCATCGTCAAGCTGACCGCCACCGTCAAGCCGTCCGCACGCGGCGCGATCGACCGCATTGCCGCCGCGCTGGCGCCGCTCGGCGTCACCTACGACGCCGCCGCGCCCGGCAGTGGCGGCTCGGACCTCTCGGCCGTGCACGCGGTCGGCATGGCCGGCCTGTCGCTGCACCAGGACACCTCGCGCTACTTCGAATGGCATCACACCGCCAACGACACGCTCGACAAGGTCGACATCGAGCAATTGCGCCAGAACGTGGCGGTCTACGCGGTGGCGCTGTACCTGGCCGCCGAGGCCGAGGGCGACTTCGGCTCGGCGCCGGGGGCGTTCGCGAAGGACGGCGCGAACTGA
- a CDS encoding efflux RND transporter periplasmic adaptor subunit produces MNLHPAILAAVLLMLAACGRAGEDAARQPTPPSAAAGKAGAADAHDGHDDHGSEDGEAGHTHDEDEGQTTIAAAIAEAAGIRTAAAGPGVIRDEHEVQGIVTPVEGRHARVVARFPGPVRAVRAGVGDRVRRGQALAVVESNISLSDYTVSAPFDGTILSRNVAVGDLAGEAPLFEIADLSSLWVDLHLFGRDAQHITDGLPVEVIRLTDGHVAATALDRILPSTATASQSTVARARIDNADGQWRPGAAVRARVSVSERSVPLAVPLGALQKTGGRDVVYVRDGERYRERPVRLGERDGRRVEVLDGLAAGDAVVVEQSYLVKADIGKAGAGHEH; encoded by the coding sequence ATGAACCTGCATCCTGCGATCCTGGCCGCCGTGCTGCTGATGCTGGCCGCCTGCGGCCGCGCCGGCGAAGACGCCGCCCGCCAGCCCACCCCGCCGTCCGCCGCCGCCGGGAAGGCCGGCGCTGCCGATGCTCATGACGGCCACGACGACCACGGCAGCGAGGACGGCGAAGCGGGCCACACCCATGACGAGGACGAGGGCCAGACGACCATCGCCGCCGCCATCGCCGAGGCCGCCGGCATCCGCACCGCGGCGGCCGGCCCCGGCGTGATCCGCGACGAGCACGAGGTGCAGGGCATCGTCACGCCGGTGGAAGGCCGCCACGCACGCGTGGTCGCGCGCTTCCCCGGACCGGTCCGTGCGGTCCGCGCCGGCGTCGGCGACCGGGTCCGCCGCGGCCAGGCGCTGGCCGTCGTCGAGAGCAACATCAGCCTGTCCGACTACACCGTCAGCGCACCGTTCGACGGCACCATCCTGTCGCGCAACGTTGCCGTCGGCGACCTCGCCGGCGAGGCGCCGCTGTTCGAGATCGCCGACCTGTCCTCCCTCTGGGTGGACCTGCACCTGTTCGGCCGCGATGCGCAGCACATCACCGACGGACTGCCGGTCGAGGTGATCCGGCTGACCGACGGCCACGTCGCGGCGACGGCGCTGGACCGGATCCTGCCGTCCACGGCGACGGCGAGCCAGAGCACGGTCGCGCGCGCGCGCATCGACAATGCCGACGGGCAGTGGCGCCCCGGCGCGGCGGTGCGGGCGCGCGTCAGCGTGTCCGAGCGCAGCGTGCCGCTGGCGGTGCCGCTCGGCGCGCTGCAGAAGACCGGCGGCCGCGACGTGGTCTACGTCCGCGACGGCGAACGCTACCGCGAGCGCCCGGTGCGCCTGGGCGAACGCGACGGCCGCCGCGTGGAAGTGCTCGACGGCCTCGCCGCCGGCGATGCGGTGGTGGTCGAGCAGAGCTACCTGGTCAAGGCCGACATCGGCAAGGCGGGCGCCGGCCATGAGCATTGA